In Harpia harpyja isolate bHarHar1 chromosome 18, bHarHar1 primary haplotype, whole genome shotgun sequence, a single genomic region encodes these proteins:
- the VSIG1 gene encoding V-set and immunoglobulin domain-containing protein 1 encodes MFATMLKIFPILAILTGHVSGVVVTVPEKTVNVTAGGNATLLCTYTSSGPLGNFFIQWSFYSAKETQLHTHSPCHGILSMDEKSVSHCQKMVYVTDARGRCSWRHKIYYYSGGQSGSYGEFKNRITAATGPGNASITISNMQPSDTGFYTCEVFSPQGDTGQSQKSVIVSVLVKPSKPFCKIEGTPEKGHLIYLLCKCEEGLPHPTYHWYKVDENTLKPVTEQYNPNTGILYIGNLTTFETGYYQCIASNALGNSTCELDLTAKHSDSGIVAGALIGAILAAALICIIVWVLTKKAKNKKSSSNEMQEMAHKQSNAEYVQVPNDENIPVTTVPSSNATNEYPSVNETAASGTPENDEKQEVEKEEIA; translated from the exons ATGTTTGCAACGATGCTGAAGATATTTCCAATTCTAGCCATCCTTACAG GCCACGTCAGCGGCGTTGTGGTGACCGTCCCTGAGAAGACAGTGAATGTCACTGCAGGTGGAAACGCAACCCTCCTCTGTACATACACGAGTTCTGGACCGCTGGGAAATTTCTTTATTCAGTGGAGCTTTTACAGTGCCAAAGAGACACAACTGCATACC CATTCCCCGTGTCACGGTATTCTGAGTATGGATGAAAAGTCAGTCAGTCATTGTCAAAAGATGGTGTATGTGACAGATGCACGGGGAAGATGTAGCTGGAGACacaag ATCTATTATTATTCAGGAGGCCAGTCTGGCTCCTATGGAGAGTTTAAGAACAGGATAACAGCTGCAACAGGTCCAGGGAATGCATCAATAACAATCTCCAACATGCAGCCCTCAGACACTGGTTTCTACACCTGTGAAGTTTTCAGCCCACAGGGTGACACTGGACAAAGTCAAAAATCTGTGATTGTCAGTGTGCTGG TCAAACCGTCAAAACCCTTCTGCAAAATAGAAGGAACACCTGAAAAAGGCCATCTAATCTACCTCTTATGCAAATGTGAAGAAGGATTGCCTCACCCTACCTACCACTGGTACAAAGTAGATGAGAATACCCTCAAGCCTGTGACTGAACAATATA ATCCGAACACTGGCATTCTTTACATTGGCAATCTCACCACCTTTGAAACTGGGTATTACCAGTGCATAGCCAGCAACGCCCTGGGGAACAGTACCTGTGAGCTTGACCTAACTGCAAAAC attcAGACAGTGGTATTGTTGCTGGAGCATTAATTGGAGCAATTCTGGCAGCTGCTCTCATTTGCATTATCGTCTGGGTCTTAACCAAGAAGGCAAAGAATAAGAAGTCATCAAGTAATGAGATGCA AGAAATGGCTCATAAACAATCCAATGCAGAGTACGTTCAGGTACCTAATGACGAAAACATTCCTGTGACCACAGTTCCATCAAGCAACGCGACAAATGAATACCCTAGTGTTAATGAAACGGCAGCCTCTGGAACACCTGAAAATGATGAGAAGcaagaagtggaaaaagaagaaatagcctAG